Proteins encoded in a region of the Candidatus Eisenbacteria bacterium genome:
- a CDS encoding ABC transporter ATP-binding protein produces the protein MTERESIIAGVGTGPSLHVLVPTFRYNTRPVLESIDLNLPGAGLTALIGPNGSGKSTLLRIAAGLLPTDGGQVVLCGRELRGLSTREVASLVAWVPQRADTVFSMSIREMVRVGRYRMHRPIAGAPAAEEAAIDGALRTVGLDDLAERPVDTLSGGEWQRAMIARALAQESPVLLLDEPIASLDLKYQDEVYRLLSRLAAGGRLLLVADHHIEVTAAYAERIILLHEGRVAADGPPRHTLTRERLAQTFGVEVEVFADPVSGSPRVSRPGPRKDR, from the coding sequence ATGACTGAGCGGGAATCGATTATTGCCGGCGTCGGCACAGGTCCCAGTCTTCATGTTCTTGTACCCACCTTCAGGTACAACACTCGCCCAGTCCTCGAGTCGATCGACCTCAACCTGCCGGGGGCTGGGCTCACGGCCCTCATCGGCCCGAATGGCTCCGGCAAGTCCACGCTGCTCCGAATCGCGGCCGGCCTCTTGCCAACGGATGGCGGGCAAGTCGTCCTATGCGGACGCGAACTGAGGGGACTGTCGACGCGCGAGGTCGCTTCCCTGGTCGCATGGGTTCCTCAGCGGGCCGACACGGTCTTCAGCATGTCGATCCGGGAGATGGTGCGCGTCGGACGCTATCGGATGCATCGCCCCATCGCGGGGGCGCCGGCCGCGGAGGAGGCGGCGATCGATGGAGCGCTGCGCACGGTCGGGCTCGACGATCTCGCCGAGCGGCCCGTCGACACGCTGAGCGGAGGCGAGTGGCAACGGGCGATGATCGCGCGGGCTCTAGCCCAGGAGAGTCCGGTCCTCTTGCTCGATGAGCCGATCGCGAGTCTCGACCTGAAGTATCAGGACGAGGTCTACAGGCTCCTCTCCCGGCTCGCCGCCGGCGGGAGGTTGCTGCTCGTCGCCGATCACCACATCGAGGTGACGGCGGCCTATGCCGAGAGGATCATCCTGCTTCACGAGGGCCGAGTCGCCGCCGATGGGCCCCCGCGGCACACCCTCACACGCGAGCGGCTGGCGCAGACCTTCGGCGTCGAGGTCGAGGTCTTCGCCGATCCTGTCAGCGGCTCCCCGCGGGTCTCCCGACCGGGGCCACGGAAGGATCGATGA